A part of Salvelinus alpinus chromosome 5, SLU_Salpinus.1, whole genome shotgun sequence genomic DNA contains:
- the LOC139575173 gene encoding uncharacterized protein: MASKYITEIAISTSPEKEKELHGQGYQKTNVNLNQGNSSTTKVYIWFRNGSGEPITRVQFSFTDKMKEDLKKAGFTELPANLNSGTHGDVIQLWYHSGASPKYDIPIEDLFLTTDENKEAAQFKLGWERLPCNLNRGNPGDFITLWLKRKSETYICDVAATTSVQQHMNLFKEGYIRMDEDLNRGSGGNPIFLWYRQSTEMGGGITEMDASINHAQDSILQNAGFTVVNVNLNDGTSGQPVMVWFKKVGSLPIKALTVTSNNKDGCPYKEAGLILIDKNLNTGNNGMPLYLWYGK; the protein is encoded by the coding sequence ATGGcttctaaatacatcacagaaATTGCAATCTCCACTAGCCCTGAAAAGGAGAAAGAGCTTCATGGCCAAGGCTATCAAAAGACAAATGTCAACCTCAACCAAGGCAATTCATCCACCACTAAAGTTTACATCTGGTTCAGAAATGGCAGTGGTGAACCCATCACCAGAGTCCAGTTTTCATTCACTGATAAAATGAAAGAGGACCTGAAAAAAGCAGGGTTCACTGAGCTCCCAGCAAACCTCAACTCTGGAACACACGGAGACGTCATCCAGCTGTGGTACCATAGTGGTGCAAGCCCTAAGTACGACATTCCCATTGAAGATCTCTTCCTCACCACTGATGAGAACAAAGAGGCCGCTCAATTCAAGCTCGGCTGGGAAAGGCTACCTTGCAATCTGAACCGCGGTAACCCAGGAGATTTCATCACCCTCTGGttgaagagaaagagtgagaccTACATCTGTGACGTTGCTGCCACCACCTCAGTTCAACAACACATGAACCTTTTCAAAGAGGGCTACATCCGGATGGATGAAGATCTCAATAGAGGTTCTGGAGGAAACCCCATCTTCCTCTGGTACCGTCAATCCACTGAAATGGGCGGCGGGATCACCGAGATGGATGCATCCATCAACCATGCACAGGATTCCATCCTACAGAACGCTGGTTTCACCGTGGTGAATGTTAACCTCAATGATGGAACAAGCGGTCAGCCAGTGATGGTCTGGTTCAAGAAAGTTGGATCTCTCCCGATCAAGGCCTTGACCGTTACATCCAACAACAAGGATGGTTGTCCTTATAAGGAGGCCGGCTTGATCCTCATCGATAAAAATCTGAATACTGGCAACAATGGTATGCCCCTCTACCTCTGGTATGGCAAATAA